In one window of Chloroflexota bacterium DNA:
- a CDS encoding amino acid ABC transporter substrate-binding protein: MVESSPKPILVGASLSLSGRFAVQGRQAHDGLTLWAEHGNKAGGIIVEPGEPRRPIRLVVYDDSGRQADAAANTRRLISEDRVDLLCGPYSSVLALAAAEVAAEQDGTLWNHGGSSDAMVARGWRHVVNLLSPATAYFAPLLDIAVQSAHRPIRRVALVYGARGTFPAAVIGGAEAHARRLGLEVVLQAAYPKEPDPLRALVRQIADLEPDIILGAGVTEADIAFARALRAQAVQAAVVGLVAAGVQAFADALGADADGFYGPSQWEPTLQDRPEIGPTSSAFAAAFRARFGTAPDYPAAQTYAAGLIAGHCIGVARSLDDKAVRATAAALDTSTFYGRFRADPRTGQQIGHQVVAVQLQSGRKVIVWPREVATGSIALR; the protein is encoded by the coding sequence ATGGTGGAGTCGTCCCCAAAGCCGATCCTGGTCGGCGCGAGCCTCTCGCTGAGCGGCCGGTTCGCCGTGCAGGGGCGGCAGGCGCATGACGGCCTGACGCTGTGGGCCGAGCACGGGAACAAGGCAGGCGGCATCATCGTCGAGCCAGGCGAGCCGCGACGGCCGATCCGCCTGGTCGTCTACGACGACAGTGGCAGGCAGGCTGACGCTGCCGCCAACACGCGCCGCCTCATCAGCGAGGACCGCGTCGATCTGCTGTGTGGGCCGTACTCCAGCGTCCTGGCGCTGGCTGCCGCCGAGGTGGCCGCCGAGCAGGACGGTACCCTCTGGAACCACGGCGGCTCGTCCGACGCGATGGTCGCGCGGGGCTGGCGGCACGTCGTGAACCTGCTCTCGCCGGCCACCGCCTACTTCGCGCCACTGCTGGATATCGCGGTGCAGAGCGCCCACCGGCCGATCCGGCGGGTAGCGCTGGTCTACGGCGCACGCGGAACGTTTCCGGCAGCGGTGATTGGCGGTGCGGAGGCGCACGCACGACGGCTGGGCCTCGAGGTGGTGCTACAGGCGGCCTACCCGAAGGAGCCTGACCCACTCCGCGCGCTCGTGCGGCAGATCGCCGATCTTGAGCCGGACATCATCCTCGGGGCTGGCGTGACCGAGGCCGACATCGCGTTTGCGCGAGCACTGCGGGCGCAGGCCGTCCAGGCAGCCGTCGTCGGGCTGGTGGCGGCCGGCGTCCAGGCGTTTGCGGATGCGCTCGGGGCAGACGCGGACGGCTTCTACGGTCCGAGCCAGTGGGAGCCGACACTCCAGGATCGGCCAGAGATCGGACCGACGTCATCGGCGTTCGCGGCAGCGTTCCGAGCGCGCTTCGGGACTGCGCCGGACTATCCGGCCGCGCAGACCTACGCGGCCGGGCTGATTGCGGGTCACTGCATCGGGGTGGCCCGCTCGCTGGACGACAAGGCCGTGCGCGCAACGGCCGCTGCCCTCGACACCAGCACCTTCTACGGCCGCTTTCGCGCCGATCCGCGTACCGGCCAGCAGATCGGGCATCAGGTGGTGGCGGTGCAGTTGCAGTCAGGCCGCAAGGTCATCGTCTGGCCGCGCGAGGTCGCTACGGGCAGCATCGCCCTCCGCTGA
- a CDS encoding aldo/keto reductase, which produces MEYRALGDTGLTVSAIGFGCWEMGNPGYGSTDDSEVIAAVHRAMDLGVTLFDTAPNYGFGGSEIVLGKALAGRRDDIILVSKVGITWDPVTFTAKFDGRYSTIKRINEESLKRLGTDHVDLLLMHWPDPETPIAETMRALEELKAEGKTRHIGVSNFTAYELRTAKGFAPICANQVGYNMFDRRWEREMMPTAQEIGVGIMAYGPMAHGLLTGTLPRENAFDEKDWRRNGLLFGQRLFGPNLGTNLDVVDKLAAVAADLNTTLPRMALAWVLKNPAVSVALSGCRSPREIEENVEALNLALPQRALDEIDEILKGAAGQTDVVPGRHHLPPVA; this is translated from the coding sequence GTGGAATACCGCGCGTTGGGAGACACCGGGCTGACGGTCTCGGCCATCGGCTTCGGCTGCTGGGAGATGGGGAACCCGGGCTACGGCAGCACCGACGACAGCGAGGTCATCGCGGCGGTCCATCGCGCGATGGATCTCGGCGTGACGCTGTTTGACACGGCCCCGAACTACGGCTTTGGCGGCTCCGAGATCGTCCTCGGAAAGGCGCTGGCCGGCCGCCGCGACGACATCATCCTGGTCAGCAAGGTGGGGATCACCTGGGATCCGGTCACCTTCACCGCCAAGTTCGATGGCCGCTACTCCACCATCAAGCGCATCAACGAGGAGAGCCTGAAGCGGCTCGGCACGGATCACGTCGACCTGCTGCTGATGCACTGGCCCGACCCTGAGACGCCCATCGCCGAGACGATGCGGGCGCTCGAAGAGCTCAAGGCCGAGGGGAAGACCCGGCATATCGGCGTCTCCAACTTCACCGCCTATGAGCTGCGGACGGCTAAGGGCTTCGCGCCGATCTGCGCCAACCAGGTCGGCTACAACATGTTCGACCGGCGCTGGGAACGGGAGATGATGCCCACGGCCCAGGAGATCGGCGTCGGCATCATGGCGTACGGACCGATGGCGCACGGGCTGCTGACGGGCACGCTGCCCCGCGAGAACGCCTTCGACGAGAAGGACTGGCGGCGGAACGGCCTGCTGTTCGGGCAGCGGCTGTTCGGGCCGAACCTGGGGACGAACCTGGATGTTGTGGACAAGCTGGCTGCCGTGGCCGCCGACCTGAACACGACACTGCCACGCATGGCGCTGGCCTGGGTGCTCAAGAACCCGGCCGTCTCGGTGGCGCTCTCCGGCTGCCGCTCGCCCCGCGAGATCGAGGAGAACGTCGAGGCGCTGAACCTCGCACTGCCACAGCGCGCCCTCGACGAGATCGACGAGATCCTGAAGGGCGCGGCCGGCCAGACCGACGTGGTCCCCGGCCGGCACCATCTACCGCCGGTGGCGTAG
- a CDS encoding ABC transporter permease: MWMYVIRRLILMVPVVWLVSVIAFSIILLLPGDPALAILGPERARDTVAYQAIRAELGLDRSIPIQYVSWVSKMLVGDFGNSAHYQQPVTKLVGSSISPTVQLALMSMIVALIIALPIGIISAVKPGSWLDVIGTTLALSGVAIPNFLLGILLILLFALVLRWFPAGGYVPFTENPGESLRLMLLPAFALGTGLAAVLMRQIRSAMLEVMNQDYVTTARSKGLNTRAVVLRHALMNALIPVITVVGVQVGRLMGGTVVIETIFSVPGMGKLAVAAIFYRDFPVVQAVVLLMGTAILFSNLITDLLYGVLDPRVRYD; this comes from the coding sequence ATGTGGATGTACGTCATTCGGCGCTTGATCCTGATGGTCCCGGTCGTCTGGCTGGTCTCGGTCATCGCCTTCAGCATCATCCTGCTGCTGCCGGGCGATCCGGCCCTGGCGATCCTCGGGCCGGAGCGCGCTCGCGACACCGTCGCCTACCAGGCGATCCGCGCCGAGCTGGGCCTGGACCGCTCGATTCCCATCCAGTATGTGAGCTGGGTCTCCAAGATGCTGGTGGGCGACTTCGGGAACTCGGCGCACTACCAGCAGCCCGTGACAAAGCTTGTCGGCTCCAGCATCTCCCCAACGGTGCAGCTCGCCCTGATGTCGATGATCGTCGCGCTGATCATCGCGCTGCCCATCGGGATCATCTCGGCGGTCAAGCCCGGCTCGTGGCTCGATGTGATCGGCACGACGCTGGCGCTCTCGGGTGTGGCGATCCCGAACTTCCTGCTGGGGATCCTGTTGATCCTGCTGTTCGCCCTGGTGTTGCGCTGGTTTCCGGCTGGCGGGTACGTCCCGTTCACCGAGAACCCTGGTGAGTCCCTCAGGCTGATGCTGCTGCCGGCGTTCGCGCTCGGGACGGGTCTGGCGGCCGTCCTGATGCGCCAGATCCGCAGCGCCATGCTCGAAGTGATGAACCAGGACTACGTGACCACGGCTCGCTCGAAGGGATTGAACACCCGAGCGGTGGTGCTCCGTCACGCCCTGATGAATGCCCTGATCCCGGTCATCACGGTGGTCGGCGTGCAGGTCGGCCGGCTGATGGGCGGCACCGTGGTGATCGAGACGATCTTCTCGGTGCCGGGCATGGGCAAGCTGGCCGTCGCCGCCATCTTCTACCGCGACTTCCCCGTGGTGCAGGCCGTCGTGCTGCTGATGGGCACCGCCATCCTCTTCTCGAACCTGATCACCGACCTGCTGTACGGCGTGCTCGACCCGCGTGTGAGGTACGACTAG
- a CDS encoding glycoside hydrolase family 1 protein: MSTEQSRQLPAPRIFPAGFLWGSATAAHQVEGNNDNNDWWAAEQAGRVPFKSGLACDHYNRFDEDFRMLGGLGQTAHRLSLEWSRIEPRPGELSHEALDHYRKVLESLRAHGIEPIVTLHHFSNPIWFAERGGWLNREAVGRFARYAKRVVHEYRDLVRYWMTINEPGVYASQGWILGLWPPNRANDLRGCFTAMRNLALAHGRAYHAMKQAQPDARIGVAHHWRLFDPDDPLRRSDRLLARARNHWMNQAFPIALRTGRLVPPLGTGARIPWLADTEDWVGVNYYTRQVDRFELRAARLGFGREQFHEVERNQLGWEIFPEGLERALLAAAPPSSGREVMVTENGIPEPDGQDELRPRYLIRHLEACHRAMQAGVNLRGYVHWTSMDNFEWAEGTAARFGLVYVDFETQERRPKPSAYLYRDIIRRNGLSSEDLAQHGVSGR; encoded by the coding sequence GTGAGTACCGAGCAATCTCGTCAGCTTCCTGCGCCGCGCATCTTTCCGGCCGGCTTCCTGTGGGGATCGGCCACCGCTGCCCATCAAGTGGAAGGCAATAACGACAACAACGACTGGTGGGCGGCCGAGCAAGCTGGACGCGTCCCGTTTAAGTCCGGCCTCGCCTGCGACCACTACAACCGCTTCGACGAGGACTTCCGCATGCTCGGCGGCCTCGGGCAGACGGCGCATCGCCTCTCGCTGGAGTGGAGCCGGATCGAGCCGCGCCCTGGCGAGCTGAGCCATGAGGCACTCGACCACTACCGCAAGGTGCTGGAATCGCTGCGGGCGCACGGCATCGAGCCGATTGTGACGCTGCACCACTTCTCGAACCCGATCTGGTTCGCCGAGCGTGGCGGCTGGCTCAATCGGGAGGCGGTGGGCCGCTTCGCACGGTACGCGAAGCGCGTCGTGCACGAGTACCGCGATCTCGTCCGCTACTGGATGACGATCAACGAACCTGGGGTCTACGCCTCGCAGGGCTGGATCCTCGGCCTCTGGCCGCCGAACCGCGCGAACGACCTGCGCGGCTGCTTCACGGCGATGCGGAACCTCGCGCTGGCGCACGGCCGGGCCTACCACGCCATGAAGCAGGCGCAGCCGGATGCGAGAATCGGTGTGGCGCACCACTGGCGGCTGTTCGACCCGGACGATCCGCTCCGACGCTCGGATCGTCTGCTGGCGCGGGCGCGGAATCACTGGATGAACCAGGCGTTCCCGATTGCGCTGCGGACCGGCCGGCTGGTCCCGCCGCTCGGCACTGGCGCGAGGATCCCCTGGCTCGCGGATACCGAGGACTGGGTCGGCGTGAACTACTACACCCGACAGGTGGACCGCTTCGAGCTGCGGGCGGCCCGGCTGGGCTTCGGCCGCGAGCAGTTCCACGAGGTCGAGCGCAACCAGCTTGGCTGGGAGATCTTCCCGGAGGGGCTTGAGCGGGCGCTGCTGGCAGCCGCGCCGCCGTCCAGCGGGCGCGAGGTGATGGTGACCGAGAACGGCATCCCCGAGCCTGACGGCCAGGACGAGCTACGGCCCCGCTACCTGATCCGCCACCTGGAAGCGTGCCACCGGGCGATGCAGGCCGGCGTCAACCTGCGCGGATACGTCCACTGGACCAGCATGGACAACTTCGAGTGGGCCGAGGGCACGGCGGCGCGCTTCGGGCTGGTCTACGTGGACTTCGAGACGCAGGAGCGCCGCCCCAAGCCGAGCGCCTACCTGTACCGGGACATCATCCGCCGCAACGGGCTGAGCAGCGAGGATCTGGCGCAGCACGGCGTGTCTGGACGGTAG
- a CDS encoding ABC transporter permease codes for MAQAASLPESTAGVPVVPAGRADSTRLRGFRIFMRRLLKVRGAGLGLGVLLLLVAMALTAPLISPQDPVRQDLLATLDAPSAKHLFGTDDLGRDVLSRVIYGSRVSLIVGLISIGVALFGGVLVGLTAGYVGGLVDDILMRVMDAISAFPSLVLALAITAALGAGIENAMIAIGIVYTPLFARLIRSQALTIRELDYCLAARTLGAGPLRMMFRHIWPNATAPIIVQASLSVSSAIIVEASLSFLGVGILPPTPSWGSILNDGYKVLQLAPWMAIAAGGAIFVTVLGLNFLGDGLRTALDPRMSRRGD; via the coding sequence ATGGCACAGGCAGCCTCGCTCCCCGAGTCCACGGCTGGCGTACCGGTCGTGCCGGCCGGCCGTGCAGACTCGACCCGGCTCCGTGGCTTTCGCATCTTCATGCGGCGATTGCTCAAGGTGCGCGGCGCGGGCCTGGGCCTCGGCGTCCTGCTGCTGCTGGTGGCGATGGCGCTCACGGCCCCGCTCATCTCACCGCAGGATCCCGTGCGCCAGGATCTCCTGGCGACGCTCGATGCGCCCTCCGCGAAGCACCTGTTCGGCACCGACGATCTCGGACGTGACGTGCTCTCACGGGTGATCTACGGCTCACGCGTCTCGCTGATCGTCGGCCTGATCTCGATTGGCGTGGCCCTGTTCGGCGGCGTACTGGTCGGGCTGACGGCCGGGTACGTCGGCGGGCTGGTCGACGACATCCTCATGCGGGTGATGGACGCGATCTCGGCGTTCCCGTCGCTGGTGCTGGCGCTGGCGATCACTGCCGCGCTCGGAGCCGGCATCGAGAACGCGATGATCGCCATCGGCATCGTCTACACGCCCCTCTTCGCGCGCCTGATCCGCAGCCAGGCGCTGACCATCCGCGAACTGGACTACTGCCTCGCGGCGCGGACGCTCGGTGCGGGGCCGCTGCGGATGATGTTCCGCCACATCTGGCCGAACGCCACCGCGCCGATCATCGTGCAGGCCTCGTTGTCGGTCAGCTCGGCCATCATCGTCGAAGCGTCGCTCTCGTTCCTGGGTGTCGGGATCCTGCCGCCCACGCCCTCGTGGGGCTCGATCTTGAACGACGGCTACAAGGTGCTCCAACTGGCGCCGTGGATGGCGATAGCGGCCGGCGGCGCGATCTTCGTGACGGTGCTCGGGCTGAACTTCCTGGGCGACGGCCTCCGCACGGCGCTCGATCCCCGGATGTCGCGGCGCGGCGACTGA